A region of Blastocatellia bacterium DNA encodes the following proteins:
- the rnz gene encoding ribonuclease Z, which yields MKVIPLGTSSGKPTLRRNVSATAVVRDGEWLLFDCGEGTQTQISRAKLNPSKLTAIFITHLHGDHFNGLSGLLSTMGLDRRVRELTLVGPPGIREYLETLARLKILYVNYPLDVREFAALKAVTTVYETDDYFVAARPLDHRIFTLGYRLEERPRPGRFDLERARALGIPEGPMYRRLQLGEDVQLDDGRLIRSHEVVGPPRPGKAVAYCTDTRPFAGTVELARGVDLIIHEATYTDDMAYEARDYGHSTAAQAAQIAGEANAQRLLITHFSTRYADVGPLYDEARAAFPETLLAQDLMEIEV from the coding sequence ATGAAGGTCATCCCGCTGGGAACCAGTTCAGGCAAACCGACCTTGCGGCGCAACGTCAGCGCCACGGCCGTCGTGCGCGACGGCGAATGGCTGCTATTTGATTGCGGCGAGGGCACGCAGACGCAAATCAGTCGCGCCAAGCTCAACCCGAGCAAGCTCACCGCCATCTTTATCACGCATCTGCATGGCGACCACTTCAATGGGCTGTCGGGCCTGCTTTCGACAATGGGCCTCGACCGTCGCGTGCGCGAGCTGACGCTCGTAGGGCCGCCAGGCATTCGCGAATACCTGGAGACGCTGGCGCGCTTGAAGATTCTTTATGTCAATTACCCGCTCGACGTGCGCGAGTTTGCGGCGCTCAAGGCGGTGACGACGGTCTATGAAACGGACGATTATTTTGTCGCCGCCCGCCCGCTCGATCACCGCATCTTCACGCTCGGTTATCGCCTCGAAGAGCGGCCGCGGCCCGGGCGCTTCGACCTGGAGCGGGCGCGCGCCCTCGGCATCCCCGAAGGGCCAATGTATCGGCGATTACAACTGGGCGAAGATGTGCAGCTCGATGACGGGCGGCTGATCCGCTCGCACGAAGTGGTTGGCCCGCCGCGGCCGGGCAAGGCGGTGGCTTACTGCACCGACACGCGCCCATTCGCCGGCACGGTAGAGCTGGCGCGCGGCGTTGACCTGATTATTCACGAAGCCACCTACACCGACGATATGGCTTACGAGGCACGTGATTATGGCCATTCGACCGCCGCGCAGGCGGCGCAGATTGCCGGCGAAGCCAACGCTCAACGCTTGTTGATCACTCACTTCAGTACGCGCTACGCCGACGTCGGGCCATTGTACGACGAAGCCCGCGCCGCGTTTCCCGAAACGCTGCTGGCCCAAGA
- the hpt gene encoding hypoxanthine phosphoribosyltransferase, whose product MKNFPTSETLSEKPLIPQNRLQERVSELGQEISLAYTDGELMLVAILRGAFVFAADLLRAITIPATIDFMAISSYAGQSGVVRITKDLEESIAGRHVLMVEDIIDTGLTANYLLENLKRRNPASLALCALLNRSARRIIDLPIAHRGFEIPDLFVVGYGLDYQQRYRNLPYIATLRFDD is encoded by the coding sequence ATGAAAAATTTTCCCACCAGTGAAACCCTCTCGGAAAAACCGCTGATCCCACAGAATCGGCTCCAGGAGCGAGTTTCAGAGCTTGGCCAGGAGATTTCCCTCGCTTATACCGATGGCGAGCTGATGCTGGTGGCCATTCTCAGAGGCGCTTTCGTCTTTGCCGCCGATTTGCTGCGCGCCATCACGATTCCAGCGACAATTGACTTCATGGCGATCTCGTCTTACGCCGGCCAGTCAGGCGTCGTGCGCATCACCAAAGACCTTGAGGAGAGCATCGCCGGTCGCCATGTCCTGATGGTCGAAGACATCATTGATACGGGGCTGACAGCCAATTACCTGCTCGAAAACCTCAAGCGCCGTAACCCGGCAAGCCTGGCGCTCTGCGCCCTGCTGAATCGCTCGGCGCGCCGCATCATTGACCTGCCGATTGCCCACCGCGGCTTTGAGATTCCCGACCTGTTTGTTGTCGGGTACGGCCTCGATTATCAGCAGCGCTACCGCAACCTGCCCTACATTGCGACGCTGCGCTTTGATGATTAA
- the modC gene encoding molybdenum ABC transporter ATP-binding protein, producing the protein MMLSVNIKKRLSHGGNTKAFGRAPASEPGAGAAGEFLLDVAFTAHPGVTILFGASGSGKTTTLKSIAGILRPDAGRILIGEQVLFASERAIDLPIRRRGVGYVFQNLALFPHLSARANVEFGMTHIAKGERRERAMALLRAFHVAHTAERQPRQISGGEAQRIAFARALASGPRLLLLDEPLSAIDEATKLAIISDLKALNRELRLPIIYVTHSREEAMTLGERVLVFERGRIVAEGEPLEVFNAPVRASVARLTGVENIFPGRIVAHDQGGGTMTVEITDTDGACQVEVPFGREPVGAEVKVAVPSGDILLALDEPQGTSARNRLRGHITTIEDKGARTVASITSGVVWRASLTRQAVNELDLRPGKQVWLAFKTHSCYLLD; encoded by the coding sequence ATGATGCTGTCGGTCAACATCAAAAAAAGACTGAGTCACGGCGGCAACACGAAGGCCTTTGGGCGCGCGCCGGCGTCTGAGCCGGGCGCCGGCGCGGCGGGCGAGTTTCTGCTTGATGTCGCATTCACGGCCCATCCCGGCGTGACGATTCTGTTTGGCGCGTCGGGTTCGGGCAAGACGACGACGCTGAAATCAATCGCCGGCATCCTGCGCCCAGACGCCGGGCGCATACTGATCGGCGAGCAGGTGCTATTTGCTTCCGAGCGCGCCATTGATCTGCCGATCCGCCGACGGGGCGTCGGCTATGTCTTCCAGAATCTGGCGCTCTTTCCGCACCTGTCGGCGCGCGCCAATGTCGAATTCGGCATGACCCATATCGCAAAGGGCGAGCGCCGCGAGCGGGCGATGGCCCTGCTCCGCGCTTTTCATGTCGCGCATACTGCCGAGCGCCAGCCGCGCCAGATTTCCGGCGGCGAAGCGCAACGCATTGCCTTTGCCCGAGCGCTGGCCTCAGGCCCGCGCCTGCTGCTGCTCGACGAGCCGCTGTCGGCCATTGACGAAGCGACCAAGCTGGCCATCATCAGCGACCTCAAGGCGCTCAACCGCGAGCTGCGCCTGCCGATAATCTATGTCACACACAGCCGCGAAGAGGCGATGACGCTCGGCGAGCGGGTACTGGTCTTCGAGCGCGGGCGCATTGTCGCCGAAGGCGAGCCGCTCGAAGTCTTCAACGCGCCGGTCAGGGCGAGCGTCGCGCGGCTGACCGGCGTGGAGAATATCTTTCCGGGCCGCATCGTTGCTCACGACCAGGGCGGCGGCACCATGACTGTCGAGATCACTGATACAGACGGTGCCTGCCAGGTCGAAGTGCCGTTCGGGCGCGAACCGGTTGGCGCGGAAGTGAAGGTCGCTGTGCCCTCGGGCGACATCCTGCTGGCGCTCGACGAGCCACAGGGCACGTCGGCGCGCAACCGCTTGCGCGGGCACATCACGACGATTGAAGACAAAGGCGCGCGCACCGTCGCCAGCATTACGAGCGGCGTCGTGTGGCGTGCCAGCCTGACGCGCCAGGCGGTTAACGAGCTCGACCTGCGCCCCGGCAAGCAAGTCTGGCTCGCCTTCAAGACGCATTCTTGTTATCTGCTGGATTAA
- the modB gene encoding molybdate ABC transporter permease subunit — translation MDWFPLTLSLRVALLATAMVIVVGVALGWLLARRRFFGRELLDAVVTLPLVLPPTVLGYYLLVLLGRASFIGRTIESLTGAPLVFTWRGAVVAAAVGALPLVVKTTRAAIAAVDRELEDAARTLGQSEWRVFWRVTLPLASRGVLAAAMLAFARSLGDFGATLMVAGNIPGRTQTAAIAIYDATQAGRDDYALTLVLILSATALVIVYATNKLATSDK, via the coding sequence ATGGACTGGTTTCCGCTGACGCTTTCGCTGCGTGTCGCGCTGCTGGCGACGGCGATGGTCATTGTCGTCGGTGTGGCGCTCGGCTGGCTGCTGGCGCGGCGGCGCTTCTTCGGGCGCGAGTTGCTCGACGCCGTAGTGACGCTGCCGCTGGTGCTGCCGCCGACCGTGCTTGGCTACTACTTGCTGGTGCTGCTCGGACGCGCCAGTTTCATAGGCCGGACGATTGAATCATTAACCGGCGCGCCGCTGGTCTTCACCTGGCGCGGCGCGGTCGTCGCCGCCGCCGTCGGCGCATTGCCGCTCGTCGTCAAGACCACGCGCGCCGCAATCGCCGCCGTTGACCGCGAGCTCGAAGACGCCGCCCGCACGCTCGGACAGTCCGAGTGGCGCGTCTTCTGGCGCGTCACTTTGCCGCTGGCCTCGCGCGGTGTGCTGGCGGCGGCAATGCTGGCCTTTGCGCGCTCGCTCGGCGATTTCGGCGCGACGCTGATGGTTGCTGGCAACATTCCGGGCCGCACACAGACCGCCGCGATTGCCATCTACGACGCCACACAGGCAGGCCGCGACGATTACGCGCTGACGCTCGTGCTGATTCTTTCAGCCACCGCCCTGGTGATCGTTTACGCCACCAACAAGCTGGCGACCAGCGATAAATGA